One Scleropages formosus chromosome 8, fSclFor1.1, whole genome shotgun sequence DNA window includes the following coding sequences:
- the mybpc2a gene encoding myosin binding protein Ca isoform X1, whose translation MPEAKKAVSKKDKSAAAPAVKKPEAKSLAAEEVLADAATPGTEPEMTELSGLFVEKPQSTIAIKGKDITFVAKVDSSTLLRKPALKWLKGKWLDLGSKAGKHLQFKESYDRDSKIYTYEMKIVKVVDGDAGGYRCEVTAKDKCDSCTFDITVEASQEDQKANILEAFKRSGEAGEDEGELDFSGLLKKREKKQEEPKEEVDVWSILKKAKPCDYEKIAFQYGITDLRGMLKRLKKMKVEPKKCDAFLKKLEAAYSVDKGKKIQLTVEVANPDAQIKWLKNGTEIKPSAKYVFESVGNKRKLTINKCTLADDAAYECVIGEDKSFTEVFVKEPPVTITKLLDDLHVVVEDKVEFEVEVSEEGANVKWMKDGVELARDGKYRFKKDGKKHWLIINEASKEDIGMYYVFTNGGESKAELEVEDKELEVLQSIADLTVKAAEQAIFKCEVSDEKVTGKWYKDGVEVKASNRIKMVHIGRIHKLTIDDVKAEDAGDYTFVPDGYALSLSAKLNFLEIKIDYVPRQDPPKIHLDTTGSMVNKNTIIVVAGNKLRLDVEISGEPAPTVCWTKGDNVITETEGRVRVDNRKTLSSFVIEGAERGDEGRYTITVTNPAGEDKAELFIKVVDVPDPPEGVKCMGVGEDTATIIWEPPKFDGGSPIKGYLMERKKVGSSRWTKLNFDIYESTSYEAKKMIEGVLYEMRVFAVNGIGVSQPSCSSKPFMPIAPTSEPTRLTVDDVMDSACMLKWRPPDKIGAGGIDGYIIEYRKEGDTEWIQANSEPVEKNSYTVRGLPTGEKMEFRVMAVNIAGRSPPAVMAQPVTIREIIEQPHIRLPRHLRTKYVRKVGEKINLVIPFQGKPRPVVNWFKDDEPLDPKKVSVRTTEVDTILFIRSAERDHSGTYTLSVQIENMEDKASFEIRVVEKPGPPLAVRVTDVWGFNAALEWKPPKDNGNSDISGYIIQKADKKTKEWFMVYEHNRRPNCTVSDLVMGNEYVFRIFSENICGLSDEAGLSKNTAVIAKTGLAYNRPPYKEKDLNTSPKFTQPLQDRSVIAGYSTAISCSVRGRPKPKIIWMKNKTIIGEDPKYLMQNNQGVLTLHIRKPSLFDGGNYSCKAVNELGEDVVECKLEVRGASATRSPVAAVLLMHDG comes from the exons ATGCCTGAGGCCAAGAAGGCAG tgtCCAAGAAAGACAAGAGTGCAGCGGCCCCTGCTG TAAAAAAACCTGAAG CGAAATCCCTGGCGGCAGAGG AAGTACTTGCAGATG CGGCCACCCCAGGGACGGAGCCAGAGATGACCGAGCTCAGCGGTCTGTTTGTGGAGAAGCCCCAAAGCACCATAGCCATCAAAG GGAAGGACATCACCTTTGTAGCCAAGGTTGACTCCTCCACCCTTTTGAGGAAACCAGCGCTGAAATGGCTGAAGGGAAAGTGGCTGGACTTGGGCAGCAAAGCAGGGAAGCACCTGCAGTTCAAGGAGAGCTATGACAGGGACAGCAAG ATCTACACATACGAAATGAAGATTGTCAAAGTGGTCGATGGAGATGCCGGTGGTTACAGGTGTGAAGTTACCGCCAAAGACAAATGTGACAGCTGCACGTTTGATATCACCGTAGAAG CTTCTCAAGAGGACCAAAAGGCAAATATTCTGGAAGCCTTTAAGAGATC GGGTGAGGCTGGAGAAGACGAGGGGGAACTGGACTTCAGTGGTTTACTTAAGAAAAG ggagaagaagcaggaggaaCCCAAAGAGGAGGTGGATGTGTGGAGCATCCTGAAGAAAGCCAAGCCCTGTGACTACGAGAAGATTGCCTTCCAGTATGGCATTACGGACTTGCGTGGCATGCTCAAACGTCTCAAGAAGATGAAGGTGGAGCCAAAGAAATGTGATG CCTTCCTGAAGAAGCTCGAGGCAGCCTACTCTGTGGACAAGGGAAAGAAGATCCAACTTACAGTGGAGGTGGCAAACCCTGATGCCCAGATCAAGTGGCTGAAGAACGGAACAGAAATCAAGCCCTCCGCCAA GTACGTGTTTGAGAGTGTGGGGAACAAGAGGAAGCTCACCATCAACAAGTGCACACTGGCGGATGACGCGGCCTACGAGTGTGTGATCGGGGAGGACAAGAGCTTCACAGAGGTCTTTGTCAAAG AGCCACCTGTCACCATCACCAAGCTGCTGGATGACCTCCACGTGGTTGTAGAAGACAAGGTCGAGTTCGAGGTGGAGGTGTCCGAGGAGGGGGCCAACGTCAAGTG GATGAAAGATGGCGTGGAACTGGCGAGAGATGGGAAGTATCGCTTTAAGAAAGACGGGAAGAAGCACTGGCTGATCATCAATGAAGCGAGCAAGGAGGACATCGGAATGTACTATGTTTTCACCAACGGGGGGGAGTCAAAGGCCGAACTTGAAGTTGAAG ACAAGGAGCTGGAGGTGCTCCAGAGCATCGCAGACTTGACAGTCAAGGCAGCTGAGCAGGCCATCTTCAAGTGCGAGGTGTCTGATGAGAAGGTGACAGGAAAGTGGTACAAGGATGGAGTGGAGGTGAAGGCCAGCAACCGGATAAAGATGGTCCACATCGGCAG GATCCACAAGCTGACCATCGATGATGTGAAGGCTGAGGATGCTGGAGATTACACCTTTGTGCCAGACGGATACGCACTCTCCCTGTCTGCCAAGCTCAACTTCCTGG AGATCAAGATCGACTACGTCCCTCGTCAAG ACCCGCCCAAGATTCACCTGGACACCACTGGAAGCATGGTGAACAAGAACACCATCATCGTCGTTGCAGGCAACAAGCTGAGGCTGGATGTGGAGATCTCGGGAGAGCCCGCTCCCACTGTGTGCTGGACAAAAGGGGACAAC GTGATTACAGAAACGGAGGGCCGCGTGAGGGTGGACAACAGGAAAACCCTGAGCAGTTTTGTGATCGAGGGAGCCGAGCGGGGCGACGAGGGGAGGTACACGATCACAGTGACGAACCCAGCGGGCGAGGACAAGGCCGAGCTCTTCATCAAGGTTGTAG ATGTGCCGGATCCCCCCGAGGGAGTCAAGTGCATGGGAGTTGGAGAAGACACAGCCACCATCATCTGGGAACCACCCAAATTCGATGGGGGATCACCAATCAAAG GGTACCTGATGGAGAGGAAGAAGGTGGGTTCTTCGCGGTGGACGAAGCTGAACTTCGACATCTACGAGTCCACGAGCTACGAGGCCAAGAAGATGATCGAGGGGGTGCTGTACGAGATGAGGGTGTTTGCCGTCAATGGTATCGGTGTCTCCCAGCCGAGCTGCAGCTCCAAACCCTTCATGCCGATTG CCCCTACTAGCGAGCCCACCCGCCTCACCGTGGATGACGTCATGGACAGCGCCTGCATGCTCAAGTGGCGCCCCCCTGACAAGATAGGAGCGGGCGGCATCGACGGCTATATTATCGAGTACCGCAAGGAGGGAG ACACCGAGTGGATCCAGGCGAACTCAGAGCCGGTGGAGAAGAACAGCTACACGGTGCGGGGTCTGCCCACGGGGGAGAAGATGGAGTTCAGGGTCATGGCCGTGAACATCGCAGGTCGCAGCCCACCTGCCGTCATGGCTCAGCCTGTCACGATCCGCGAGATCATCG AGCAACCTCACATTCGGCTGCCGCGCCACCTCAGGACCAAGTATGTGAGGAAGGTTGGAGAGAAGATCAACCTGGTCATTCCCTTCCAG GGAAAGCCACGCCCTGTGGTCAACTGGTTCAAGGACGATGAGCCCCTGGACCCGAAGAAAGTGTCGGTGAGGACCACAGAGGTGGACACCATCCTGTTCATTCGCTCAGCCGAGAGAGACCACTCGGGGACGTACACGCTGTCGGTGCAGATCGAGAACATGGAGGACAAGGCGTCCTTCGAGATCCGTGTGGTGG AGAAACCCGGGCCCCCGCTGGCTGTGAGGGTTACTGATGTGTGGGGCTTCAACGCAGCTCTGGAATGGAAGCCCCCCAAGGATAATGGAAACAGTGACATCTCAGGCTACATCATCCAGAAGGCAGACAAGAAGACCAAG GAATGGTTCATGGTCTACGAACACAACCGCCGCCCAAACTGCACCGTGTCGGACCTGGTCATGGGGAATGAATACGTGTTCCGCATCTTCAGCGAGAACATCTGTGGGCTTAGCGACGAGGCGGGGCTCAGCAAGAACACGGCGGTCATCGCCAAGACTG GACTGGCGTACAACCGCCCGCCGTACAAGGAGAAGGACCTGAACACGTCGCCCAAGTTCACTCAGCCCCTCCAGGACAGATCTGTCATCGCAGGCTATTCCACCGCCATCAGCTGCTCCGTGCGCGGACGTCCCAAG